One genomic region from Cetobacterium sp. 8H encodes:
- a CDS encoding RNA-binding S4 domain-containing protein has product MRLDKFLKVSRIIKRRPIAKLVVDGGKAKLNGKVVKASSEVKVGMELELEYYNKYFKFKILEVPEGNVSKNKTSELVELLDSKGIVIDLDGEEDIF; this is encoded by the coding sequence ATGAGATTAGATAAATTTTTAAAAGTAAGCAGAATAATAAAAAGAAGACCAATTGCGAAACTTGTAGTTGATGGTGGAAAAGCAAAACTTAATGGAAAAGTTGTAAAAGCAAGCTCGGAAGTAAAAGTTGGAATGGAATTAGAATTAGAATATTATAACAAATATTTTAAATTTAAGATATTAGAGGTTCCAGAAGGTAATGTTTCTAAAAATAAAACTTCAGAACTAGTAGAACTTTTAGATAGTAAAGGTATTGTTATTGATTTAGATGGTGAGGAGGATATATTTTAA
- the mazG gene encoding nucleoside triphosphate pyrophosphohydrolase has protein sequence MEKFENLVNLIKQLRSPEGCPWDREQTLETLKPHLLEETYEVLEAMNEGGDNLKSELGDLLLQIVFQANISEEKNEFSIEDVIDSISEKMIRRHPHVFEDKNIASNSSEVLINWERIKSEEKEHENRKSVLDGIPTSFPALLRAEKLQKKASKVGFDWPEIHGVIDKVEEEIEELRDEIVSNNLEKAQEELGDLLFALVNLARHLNINPEICLNKASDKFDKRFRYVESNCDFEKASLEEMDNLWEEAKK, from the coding sequence ATGGAAAAATTTGAAAATTTAGTAAACCTTATAAAACAATTACGAAGTCCAGAAGGTTGTCCTTGGGATAGAGAGCAAACATTAGAAACATTAAAACCTCATCTTTTAGAAGAGACGTATGAAGTTTTAGAGGCTATGAATGAAGGTGGAGATAACTTAAAAAGTGAGCTGGGAGATCTGCTTTTACAAATAGTTTTTCAAGCTAATATCTCAGAAGAGAAAAATGAGTTTTCGATAGAAGATGTTATCGATAGTATATCGGAAAAAATGATCAGAAGGCATCCTCATGTTTTTGAAGATAAAAATATTGCATCGAATTCAAGTGAAGTATTAATTAATTGGGAAAGAATAAAAAGTGAAGAAAAAGAACATGAAAATAGAAAATCTGTTTTAGATGGGATTCCTACAAGTTTTCCAGCACTTTTAAGAGCGGAAAAGCTTCAAAAAAAAGCATCTAAAGTAGGATTTGATTGGCCTGAAATTCATGGAGTTATAGATAAAGTTGAAGAGGAAATTGAAGAATTAAGAGATGAAATAGTTTCAAATAACCTAGAAAAAGCACAGGAAGAATTAGGTGATTTATTATTTGCACTTGTTAATCTAGCTAGACATTTAAATATAAATCCAGAAATTTGTTTAAATAAGGCATCAGATAAATTTGATAAAAGATTCAGATATGTAGAGTCTAACTGTGATTTTGAAAAGGCATCTTTAGAAGAGATGGACAACTTATGGGAAGAAGCTAAAAAATAA
- a CDS encoding pseudouridine-5'-phosphate glycosidase, producing MNLEKYLVISEEVKNALANNQAIVALESTIISHGMPYPQNVETALKVEEIVRENGAIPATIAILNGKLKVGLSKEEIDYLGKKGLDVTKASRRDIPAILASEGDGATTVASTMIIAALAGVKIFATGGIGGVHRGAETTMDISADLEELAMTDVAVVCAGAKSILDIGLTLEFLETKGVPVLGYQTKELPAFYTRKSGFNVDYKMDTPEQIAKTLKAKWDVNLKGGVVIANPIPEEFAMDFDTITTAINNAVAEAEEKGIKGKNSTPFLLAKVKDITKGKSLEANIELVFNNARLASKIAKHYVSL from the coding sequence ATGAATTTAGAAAAATACTTAGTTATATCAGAAGAGGTTAAAAATGCTTTGGCTAATAATCAAGCTATCGTTGCTCTTGAGTCAACTATTATATCTCATGGAATGCCTTATCCTCAAAATGTTGAAACTGCACTTAAAGTTGAAGAGATTGTTAGAGAAAACGGAGCGATTCCAGCTACCATAGCTATTTTAAACGGAAAGTTAAAAGTAGGATTAAGCAAGGAAGAAATTGATTATTTAGGTAAAAAAGGATTAGATGTTACAAAAGCTAGTAGAAGAGACATCCCCGCGATTTTAGCATCTGAAGGGGATGGAGCTACAACTGTTGCTTCAACTATGATTATAGCTGCTCTTGCAGGAGTTAAAATTTTTGCAACTGGAGGTATTGGTGGAGTTCATAGAGGTGCTGAAACTACTATGGATATTTCTGCAGATTTAGAAGAACTAGCAATGACTGATGTTGCTGTTGTTTGTGCTGGTGCTAAATCAATTCTTGATATCGGTCTTACTTTAGAATTTTTAGAAACAAAAGGAGTCCCTGTTCTTGGATATCAGACAAAAGAATTACCTGCATTCTATACTAGAAAAAGTGGATTCAATGTAGACTATAAAATGGATACTCCAGAGCAAATCGCTAAGACATTAAAAGCTAAATGGGATGTTAATCTAAAAGGTGGAGTTGTAATTGCAAATCCTATTCCTGAAGAGTTTGCTATGGATTTTGATACAATCACAACAGCTATAAATAATGCTGTTGCTGAAGCTGAAGAAAAAGGAATAAAAGGTAAAAATAGTACACCTTTCCTTTTAGCGAAAGTAAAAGATATCACCAAAGGAAAAAGTTTAGAAGCTAATATCGAACTTGTTTTTAACAACGCTAGACTTGCTTCGAAAATTGCAAAACATTATGTTTCATTATAA
- the ispE gene encoding 4-(cytidine 5'-diphospho)-2-C-methyl-D-erythritol kinase, giving the protein MKFKVFPNAKINIGLNIKGVLENGYHLLDMTMLPIDLTDILEGEIFDEPGSLTIKTNKKDIPINESNILYKIYKSFYKNIGMVPLKINVFLEKRIPHQAGLGGGSSDGAFFLNVLNDYHGKILNENQLIELGKNIGADIPFFIVNKPSRVKGIGEEIEVIENRIKAPIILIKPNFGVSTALAYKEIKRIKNPKMAEIDNIVKGLKYGDIDLLKDKIENNLEEALLLADKRTKEFKEKLEELEGIKFYMSGSGSAYYGFLLKDIDEIFCNVKRRFKDCEVFLCNFK; this is encoded by the coding sequence ATGAAATTTAAAGTATTTCCAAATGCTAAAATAAATATAGGTTTAAATATAAAAGGGGTTTTAGAAAATGGATATCATCTTTTAGATATGACTATGCTACCGATTGATTTAACAGATATTTTAGAAGGAGAAATTTTTGATGAACCTGGATCTTTAACAATAAAAACAAATAAAAAGGATATTCCAATAAATGAAAGTAATATCTTATATAAGATATACAAATCATTTTATAAAAATATAGGAATGGTTCCATTAAAAATAAATGTTTTTTTAGAAAAAAGAATTCCTCATCAAGCTGGTTTGGGTGGTGGAAGTTCAGATGGTGCCTTTTTTTTAAATGTATTGAATGATTACCATGGAAAAATATTAAATGAAAATCAGCTAATCGAGCTTGGAAAAAATATAGGAGCAGATATACCTTTCTTTATTGTAAATAAACCTTCTAGAGTTAAAGGTATCGGAGAAGAAATAGAGGTTATAGAAAATAGAATAAAAGCACCTATAATTCTTATAAAACCTAATTTCGGTGTTTCCACAGCTTTAGCATATAAAGAAATAAAAAGAATAAAAAATCCAAAAATGGCAGAAATAGATAATATTGTCAAAGGTTTAAAGTATGGAGATATAGATTTATTAAAAGATAAAATAGAGAACAATTTAGAGGAAGCTCTTTTGTTAGCTGATAAAAGAACAAAGGAGTTCAAAGAAAAATTAGAAGAATTAGAAGGCATAAAATTTTATATGTCAGGTAGCGGAAGCGCATATTATGGATTTTTATTGAAGGATATTGATGAAATATTTTGTAATGTAAAACGAAGATTTAAAGATTGCGAGGTCTTTCTCTGCAATTTTAAATAA
- the spoVG gene encoding septation regulator SpoVG produces MRITDVRLRTVKNENELKLKAYADVTFEECFVIHGLKVIDGQKGMFVAMPSRKMPDGEYKDIAHPITPELRKEITDSVIAKYLEVMSQESTPVEVVEIVEE; encoded by the coding sequence ATGAGAATTACAGATGTTAGATTGAGAACAGTGAAAAATGAGAACGAACTTAAATTAAAAGCTTACGCAGATGTTACTTTTGAAGAATGTTTTGTAATACATGGTTTAAAAGTAATAGATGGTCAAAAAGGAATGTTTGTTGCTATGCCTTCGAGAAAAATGCCTGATGGTGAATATAAGGATATAGCTCATCCAATCACACCTGAGTTAAGAAAAGAGATAACAGATAGTGTTATAGCTAAGTATCTGGAAGTTATGTCACAAGAATCAACACCAGTAGAAGTAGTAGAAATTGTAGAAGAGTAA